A single window of Aquipuribacter hungaricus DNA harbors:
- the mug gene encoding G/U mismatch-specific DNA glycosylase — translation MSRDPDPVPPGPPAPVRALTAEQRARAAGMTTSPLVAPGLRVLFCGINPSLRTAWTGHHFAHPANRFWTALHLSGFTPRRLAPAEQDELLALGLGVTNVASRTTARASELSTEELVEGGRRLAGELAVLRPRWLAVLGVTAYRTAFAEPRAVLGPQERRFGGTRVWVLPNPSGLNAHHTPAQLGERFSELRREVGPA, via the coding sequence GTGAGCCGCGACCCCGACCCCGTGCCGCCCGGCCCACCTGCACCCGTGCGTGCGCTGACCGCCGAGCAGCGGGCCCGGGCGGCCGGGATGACCACGTCCCCGCTGGTCGCGCCGGGCCTGCGGGTCCTGTTCTGCGGGATCAACCCGAGCCTGCGCACGGCGTGGACGGGCCACCACTTCGCCCACCCGGCCAACCGGTTCTGGACCGCCCTGCACCTGTCGGGCTTCACGCCGCGGCGGCTCGCGCCCGCCGAGCAGGACGAGCTGCTCGCCCTCGGCCTGGGCGTCACGAACGTCGCCTCCCGGACCACGGCCCGCGCGTCCGAGCTGTCCACCGAGGAGCTCGTCGAGGGCGGGCGGCGCCTGGCCGGCGAGCTGGCGGTGCTCCGTCCGCGGTGGCTGGCGGTCCTCGGCGTGACGGCCTACCGCACGGCCTTCGCCGAGCCCCGCGCCGTCCTGGGGCCGCAGGAGCGGAGGTTCGGCGGGACCCGGGTCTGGGTGCTGCCCAACCCCAGCGGCCTCAACGCCCACCACACGCCCGCGCAGCTCGGCGAGCGCTTCTCCGAGCTCCGCCGCGAGGTGGGCCCGGCCTGA